The following proteins come from a genomic window of Thermoproteus sp.:
- a CDS encoding putative metallopeptidase yields MARLPLYEEAVRLLASRSGLPHLLKVPIYVVSSSSKSRAYARIWGVSRPLQEALGVGPLYVVELLEPYWRLDCMEKAKVLAHELAHIPRTASGALRPHNSAFRRDYRAIARGVGEACRLIMEGDQRGRLSP; encoded by the coding sequence ATGGCGAGACTCCCCCTATACGAAGAGGCCGTGAGGCTCCTCGCCTCTAGGTCGGGCCTCCCCCATTTGTTGAAGGTGCCCATATATGTAGTGTCGTCTAGCTCCAAGTCCAGGGCATACGCCAGAATTTGGGGCGTGTCGAGGCCCCTACAGGAGGCGCTGGGCGTCGGCCCCCTCTACGTGGTCGAGTTGCTGGAGCCCTACTGGCGCCTCGACTGTATGGAGAAGGCGAAGGTCCTCGCCCACGAGCTCGCCCACATACCGCGCACAGCCAGCGGGGCGCTTAGGCCGCATAATTCCGCATTTCGTAGGGACTATAGGGCGATAGCCAGAGGCGTGGGGGAGGCGTGCCGCCTAATTATGGAGGGGGACCAAAGGGGAAGGCTCTCTCCTTAA